The segment TAACCATGGTGGTGTTGGGTACGACAATTGGTATGCTGCTAGCCAACGTTCCGGTTGTTCTGATTGGCAAATTGTCTGCTGACAAACTTCCTTTAGCTATGATTCGAAAAGTCACCGCACTGCTGTTCTTGGCCTTAGCTGCGGGTACAGCCTTCTTATAAGTAACACCAGTCAGTCTGTCATTTTTGGTTGCAAATATTGTTTAAATAACAATCAATAATGCGCGGACTGACATATTTGTGTCACGCTTGTCATGCTAATGTAATAGGCGATGGTTTTCTAAAAAAGAGGGCTCGTTTATGTTGTCACGATACATGGGGATGAGCGTTAAGAGTCAGGCTTATTTGTTTACGTTTGGCTTTGGTTTAACTTTGCTTGGAATGTCGTTAACGGAAATGTGGCTACCAATGGTTGCTGGTGCAATCATTATGGCGGCTTTAAGCGTTGAGTCTTGGATTCGGGTATCCCACATCATTCCACTGCATAACGAAATTAGAGCGTTACAAAAACAGGTCAACAAACTGCAAGCGGAGTTACGCTCTGTAGAAAATCAAGATTAAGCAAAAGGCTGCCACGACATCCATTTATAAAGATGAATGTGTCATGGCAGCCTTTGTTTGTTTCCATTCTCGCTTTTTATTCCAAACCTTTCTTAATCAGGTACTGGTAAGGCAGCTCGTCTGTTTTTGATGACAATAACTGGTGGTCCATAAAGCGACAGAAACTTGGGATATCCCGAGTGGTTGATGGGTCATCCGCTTTTACCAGCAGCACTTCACCATCCTGCATAGTACGAATTGTCTTTCTGACCATCATTACAGGCTCAGGGCAGCGTAATCCTTCAGCTTCCAATACTTGATTGACACTGATGTTATCGGTGATTTCTGGATTGATACTCATAGCAAACCTAACGGATGTCACATTTAGGGCGTTGATAATACTGTTGGGGAAAAATTATTCAATAAACTCTTGGCAAATGAAACAATTTGGTTTAATTTAATTAACAAGTTGGTAACAAGTGAGCTGGAGGTTGTATGTTAACAGCGTTAGATAGACTGACCATCTATTCGGTTCTGTGTTTTATCTCTTTCTGCTCATTAGTTATTAGGACACCTGCTGAACCATCACTCATGCCACTACTTGGCGTGATTGCTTCAATCAGTGGTATCTGGCTTGAGATGCACCTGTGGCAAGGCTCATCTGAAGAACAGAAACATTAATTGTCATACTATGCTCTACGATATTCCGACACTATCCCCAGTTTTCTTGGGCTTCCCCGCTGAAAGGCGGGATTTTTTTTATTTATTGGTTACACTCAGAGTATCGTTATAAACCAGAGTGTTATTGTGGAATTAGAAGATGTTTATCGTCGGGATTTAAACTTACTTATTGCTTTACGAGTTCTGGTCGAAGAGTGCAGTGTCAGTCGAGCTGCTGAACGCCTCAATTTAAGCCAGTCAGCAATGAGCCGAGTGTTAGGGCGGCTGCGTAGTTTATTGGCTGATCCGCTTTTTACCCGTCAAGGTCAAAGTCTTATCCCGACAGAAAGGGCTTTAGCGATTAACTTAGCGCTAGGTGAACCTTTAGAATCTCTGCGTCAGGTACTTTCCCCTTTGGATTTCAATCCAACCTCCTG is part of the Vibrio diazotrophicus genome and harbors:
- the tusA gene encoding sulfurtransferase TusA codes for the protein MSINPEITDNISVNQVLEAEGLRCPEPVMMVRKTIRTMQDGEVLLVKADDPSTTRDIPSFCRFMDHQLLSSKTDELPYQYLIKKGLE